A single region of the Gossypium arboreum isolate Shixiya-1 chromosome 12, ASM2569848v2, whole genome shotgun sequence genome encodes:
- the LOC108479962 gene encoding mannose-6-phosphate isomerase 2, with the protein MAKAANVDKVKRLRGWVQNYDWGRCGAEAQVARLLALNSGAEVKPDRPYAEFWMGTHDSGPSFLADGYGEDQNVGLKEWIRKNPNVLGHKVLEKWGPDLPFLFKVLSVAKALSIQAHPDKELAKELLKLKPNLYKDGNHKPEMALAITEFRALCGFITLEELKGVLVDIPEIVELVGNASAKQVLDISKQDGAEKVKYALRSVFTQLMSASKEMATKSIAKLKSRLHVESQLRCLTEKEQLVLHLEKQYPGDIGVISAFFFNYVKLNPGEALYLGANEPHAYLSGECIECMATSDNVVRAGLTPKHRDIQTLCSMLTYKQGYPDILKGFPLSPYITRYLPPFEEFEVDCCILPKGASTVFPAIPGPSIFLVFLGKGTFRIGSREDIVTEGDVLFAPSNTEITITTSSELQLYRAGVNSRFFHNAL; encoded by the exons ATGGCGAAGGCTGCTAATGTTGACAAGGTGAAGCGGTTAAGAGGTTGGGTGCAAAACTACGATTGGGGAAGATGTGGTGCGGAGGCACAGGTGGCAAGGCTATTGGCTTTGAATTCCGGGGCCGAGGTTAAGCCCGATAGGCCTTATGCTGAGTTTTGGATGGGAACACATGACTCGGGGCCAAGTTTTTTGGCTGATGGCTATGGAGAAGATCAAAATGTGGGTTTAAAAGAGTGGATTCGGAAGAATCCGAATGTGCTTGGTCATAAGGTTTTGGAAAAATGGGGGCCCGATCTTCCTTTTCTCTTCAAG GTACTTTCAgtggcaaaagccctttcaatacaGGCTCATCCGGATAAAGAATTGGCCAAAGAATTGCTTAAGTTGAAGCCAAATCTCTATAAGGATGGGAATCACAAACCTGAGATGGCTTTGGCAATTACAGAGTTCAGGGCCCTTTGTGGATTCATTACTCTCGAG GAGCTGAAGGGTGTTCTTGTAGATATTCCAGAGATTGTAGAATTGGTTGGCAATGCATCGGCAAAGCAAGTCCTTGATATTAGCAAGCAAGATGGGGCAGAGAAAGTAAAATATGCTCTGCGGTCGGTTTTTACTCAACTCATGTCAGCTAGCAAGGAGATGGCaaccaaatcaatagcaaaactGAAAAGTCGGCTGCACGTAGAAAGTCAG TTGAGGTGTCTAACTGAGAAGGAACAGTTGGTGTTACACTTGGAAAAGCAATACCCGGGTGACATAGGTGTTATATCGGCCTTCTTTTTCAATTATGTGAAACTTAATCCAGGTGAAGCATTGTATCTTGGGGCAAATGAGCCCCATGCATACTTGAGTGGAGAGTGCATTGAATGCATGGCAACGTCAGACAATGTTGTCCGGGCGGGTCTTACTCCCAAGCACCGTGATATCCAAACTCTTTGCTCCATGCTAACATATAAGCAG GGCTATCCCGACATCCTGAAAGGATTTCCATTGAGTCCATACATCACAAGGTATCTCCCACCTTTCGAGGAGTTTGAGGTTGATTGTTGCATTCTTCCAAAAGGGGCATCAACGGTCTTTCCAGCCATTCCAGGCCCTTCTATTTTCCTTGTATTTCTCGGGAAGGGAACATTTCGCATTGGATCACGGGAGGACATAGTGACTGAAGGAGATGTGCTCTTCGCACCATCCAACACGGAGATTACCATTACTACATCGTCTGAACTGCAGCTATACAGGGCAGGGGTCAACAGCAGGTTCTTTCATAATGCCTTGTGA